A portion of the Methanococcus voltae genome contains these proteins:
- a CDS encoding ATP-binding protein has translation MAKNFHFPFTAIEGQEQMKKALLLNAINPSIGGVLIRGEKGTAKSTTVRSLTDILPKMEVMDGCIFSCDPKGNMCDECLSKNKPYKTAFKEMKVVTLPIGSTEDRVIGTIDIEKAIKEGIKSLDKGILADANRNILYLDEVNLLDDHIVDILLDAAAMGWNTIEREGINIRHPSKFILVGTMNPEEGELRPQILDRFGLMVNVDGLMDVKKRVNVIKKVEEFNLNPKMVLEEYSKEQNLLKEQISNARKILPTVKIENDLLEFISQICIEMNIPTNRADITVARTAKTIAALNQRDYVVIDDIKEACELALPHRMRRKPFDPPTLNNEKLEQFFDDFENEENQDNEDNNENNSEDDSKN, from the coding sequence ATGGCAAAAAATTTCCATTTCCCATTCACTGCAATAGAAGGACAAGAACAGATGAAAAAAGCGCTACTTTTAAATGCTATAAACCCCTCAATAGGTGGCGTTTTGATAAGGGGTGAAAAAGGAACTGCAAAATCTACAACTGTTAGGTCTTTAACTGATATATTGCCAAAAATGGAAGTTATGGACGGCTGTATATTTAGCTGTGACCCAAAAGGTAACATGTGCGATGAATGTTTATCAAAAAATAAGCCTTATAAAACAGCTTTTAAGGAAATGAAAGTTGTTACATTACCCATAGGCAGTACTGAAGACAGAGTAATTGGTACAATCGATATAGAAAAAGCAATAAAAGAAGGTATCAAATCATTAGATAAAGGTATTTTAGCAGATGCAAACAGGAATATATTATATTTAGACGAAGTAAACCTTTTAGATGACCACATAGTGGATATATTACTTGATGCAGCAGCTATGGGTTGGAATACCATTGAAAGAGAAGGTATTAACATAAGACACCCGTCTAAATTTATATTGGTGGGCACTATGAATCCTGAAGAAGGGGAGTTAAGACCTCAGATATTAGACAGATTTGGGTTAATGGTTAATGTTGATGGCTTAATGGACGTTAAAAAAAGAGTAAACGTAATTAAAAAGGTTGAAGAGTTTAATTTAAATCCTAAAATGGTTTTAGAAGAATATTCAAAAGAGCAAAACCTTTTAAAAGAGCAAATAAGCAATGCGAGAAAAATTTTACCAACCGTTAAAATTGAAAATGATTTGCTTGAGTTTATCTCACAAATATGTATTGAAATGAACATTCCTACAAATAGGGCAGATATTACAGTCGCAAGGACTGCGAAAACGATTGCAGCACTTAACCAGCGCGATTATGTTGTAATAGATGATATAAAAGAGGCTTGCGAGCTTGCATTACCTCACAGAATGAGAAGAAAACCATTTGACCCGCCTACCTTAAATAATGAAAAATTAGAGCAATTTTTTGATGATTTTGAAAACGAAGAAAACCAAGATAACGAAGATAATAATGAAAATAATAGTGAAGACGATTCAAAAAACTAG
- a CDS encoding sugar phosphate isomerase/epimerase family protein, which produces MIGVSSSLFHETKYTLDEALEFLEKRVNYVELVSDSDIGVFKNPELPLSYNLEYTIHCPLEDMNLASKYENLRKVNVDIIEHLIKIADSTNARVIVLHPGYNVFDSMRPKAVEAFLKTIEDMNRLQKEHSVQLTIENMPNYEMMLFKTPDSNVIDSFGDVGITFDMGHSYLNNNIDEFLNGDREIFNRIKHVHIHDNNGDFDEHLNIGDGKIPFENYKKALKDLNCIKMIEVQSRRLNNVEEIDKSIFELKKLLD; this is translated from the coding sequence ATGATAGGTGTATCTTCAAGTTTATTCCACGAGACAAAATATACATTGGATGAAGCTTTGGAATTTCTTGAAAAAAGGGTTAATTACGTAGAATTAGTTAGCGATAGCGACATAGGGGTTTTTAAAAACCCTGAACTTCCCCTATCTTATAATTTAGAATATACAATCCACTGTCCTTTGGAAGATATGAATTTAGCTTCTAAATATGAGAATTTAAGGAAAGTTAACGTTGATATAATTGAGCATCTCATAAAAATAGCCGATAGTACAAATGCAAGAGTTATTGTTTTACACCCTGGTTACAATGTTTTTGACAGTATGCGACCCAAGGCGGTTGAAGCGTTTTTAAAAACCATTGAAGATATGAATAGGTTACAAAAAGAGCATTCCGTACAACTTACAATTGAGAATATGCCAAATTATGAAATGATGCTTTTTAAGACACCGGATTCAAATGTTATCGATAGTTTTGGAGACGTTGGAATCACTTTTGATATGGGACACTCATATTTGAATAATAACATAGACGAATTCCTAAATGGCGATAGAGAAATTTTTAATCGTATAAAACACGTCCATATTCACGACAACAATGGGGATTTTGACGAGCATTTAAATATAGGGGATGGTAAAATACCTTTTGAAAATTATAAAAAAGCTTTAAAGGACTTAAATTGTATAAAGATGATTGAAGTTCAAAGTAGACGATTAAATAATGTTGAAGAAATTGACAAAAGTATTTTTGAATTAAAAAAGTTACTTGATTAA
- a CDS encoding ATP-binding protein, whose amino-acid sequence MKKIVVLSGKGGTGKTTISSSFARLMNNKYHKLNIADCDVEAPNLHLMFKNELINQEEYYGSKSAIINYNICNNCKLCYERCRFNAIAMKDDLVTINELDCEGCGLCEYICPVDAISLNDELTGYINGSKIGNGCLSYANLKIGAEGAGKVVTEVRKMAESYNLDENTDDNQNSNFPYLLIDGSPGIGCVVIASLTGCDYAIVVTEPTQSGLNDLKRVLELIKFFDIPCYIIINKYDLNEEKTNEIGDYIKIVGNSTNDIVVIGKIPFDKLVNESIQNEIPIVDYKNSEAGLAIIKAWNELISKIHN is encoded by the coding sequence ATGAAGAAAATAGTAGTTTTAAGTGGAAAAGGGGGGACGGGTAAAACAACAATTTCTTCATCTTTTGCAAGGCTTATGAATAATAAATATCACAAATTAAATATTGCAGACTGTGACGTTGAAGCCCCTAATCTTCATTTAATGTTTAAAAATGAATTAATTAATCAAGAAGAATATTATGGTTCAAAATCGGCCATTATAAATTACAATATTTGTAATAATTGTAAATTATGCTATGAAAGATGTAGATTTAACGCAATAGCTATGAAAGATGATTTAGTCACCATTAACGAGTTGGATTGTGAGGGTTGTGGACTTTGTGAATATATTTGTCCAGTAGATGCAATATCTTTAAATGATGAATTAACGGGATATATAAACGGCTCCAAAATTGGAAATGGGTGTTTATCATATGCTAATTTAAAAATAGGTGCAGAAGGTGCAGGTAAAGTTGTAACGGAAGTTCGAAAAATGGCTGAAAGTTACAATTTAGATGAGAATACAGACGACAATCAAAATTCCAATTTCCCGTATCTATTAATTGACGGTTCACCGGGAATTGGCTGTGTGGTTATTGCTTCATTAACCGGCTGTGATTATGCCATTGTTGTAACTGAACCTACGCAATCGGGTTTAAATGATTTAAAAAGGGTTTTAGAATTGATTAAATTTTTTGATATCCCTTGTTACATTATTATTAATAAATATGACTTAAATGAAGAAAAAACAAATGAGATAGGGGATTATATCAAAATTGTAGGAAATTCTACAAATGATATAGTAGTTATTGGAAAAATACCGTTTGATAAATTGGTAAATGAATCAATACAGAATGAAATACCTATCGTAGATTATAAAAATAGCGAAGCGGGGCTTGCAATAATCAAAGCTTGGAATGAGCTAATATCAAAAATCCATAACTAA
- a CDS encoding ABC transporter substrate-binding protein encodes MINLNINLKAKIGLLMLFVLMVIPSTFASGNYDYRLGDVNQDGKISVSDVVYLFNNRNLDIEDADVNADNKISVSDVVYLFNYYDDMSNSITHAINMDLKYYDARGYEVNPYNGESYEYKILTDSTGKKILLKHTDQIDPTGDNWGSKYDLSVDIPLTKALVMSSTQIALMNPLNNDGSVFGSIKGITYGGGYDWYYPEIESCLNSGTIVDLGSSSAPVEDKIVALSDSQLSFVYPDPWSNNAFSTACDKANVLPVSDAEYLEQTFLGRCEWVKMFAAFYDKEDLASKYFNEQEKKALNVKRVTQTADATPLVAWGSSSSWGTYVPKSQSYVVKGLVQDCNTQYTFLDQTGTGSASIGYETFFDRNKNADVWVVSSTLGYLGNFKTQYTGYTEYKAYQNGRIFCFSDDFYQTGLEKTSKVLEDMAIITHPELYHGKTTKYLLHFDPEAGTAVPYTA; translated from the coding sequence GTGATTAATTTGAATATAAATTTAAAAGCTAAGATTGGGCTTTTAATGTTATTCGTGCTTATGGTAATCCCGTCCACTTTCGCAAGTGGTAATTACGATTACAGGCTCGGAGATGTTAACCAAGATGGCAAAATATCTGTTTCAGACGTTGTTTATTTGTTTAATAACAGAAATTTAGACATAGAAGATGCAGACGTTAACGCAGATAATAAAATATCTGTTTCAGACGTTGTTTATTTGTTTAACTATTATGACGACATGAGTAATTCAATTACGCATGCAATAAATATGGATTTAAAATACTACGATGCTAGAGGCTACGAAGTAAATCCATACAATGGCGAAAGCTACGAATACAAAATATTAACCGATTCAACCGGTAAAAAAATATTATTAAAACATACTGACCAGATCGATCCTACTGGTGACAACTGGGGCTCAAAATACGATTTAAGTGTTGATATACCATTAACCAAAGCATTAGTAATGAGTTCAACACAGATAGCTTTAATGAATCCTTTAAATAATGACGGAAGCGTTTTCGGTTCAATCAAAGGTATAACCTATGGTGGTGGATACGACTGGTACTACCCAGAAATTGAATCATGTCTTAATAGTGGTACAATTGTAGACTTAGGTTCTTCAAGTGCCCCCGTGGAAGATAAGATAGTTGCATTGAGTGATTCTCAATTATCATTCGTATATCCAGACCCTTGGAGTAATAACGCATTTTCAACAGCTTGTGATAAAGCTAATGTTTTACCGGTTTCAGATGCAGAATACCTTGAACAAACATTCTTAGGTAGATGCGAATGGGTAAAAATGTTTGCAGCATTCTATGATAAAGAAGATTTAGCTTCAAAATACTTTAACGAGCAAGAGAAAAAAGCATTGAACGTTAAAAGAGTTACACAAACCGCAGATGCTACTCCTTTAGTAGCTTGGGGTAGTTCATCATCATGGGGTACATACGTCCCTAAATCACAAAGTTATGTTGTAAAAGGTCTTGTACAAGACTGTAACACACAATATACATTCTTAGACCAGACTGGAACTGGTAGTGCAAGTATTGGCTACGAAACATTCTTTGATAGGAATAAAAATGCAGATGTTTGGGTAGTTTCATCAACACTCGGTTACTTAGGTAACTTTAAAACACAGTATACGGGATATACAGAATACAAAGCATATCAAAACGGTAGAATATTCTGTTTCTCAGATGACTTCTATCAAACGGGTTTAGAAAAAACTTCAAAAGTTCTTGAAGATATGGCAATAATTACACATCCTGAACTTTACCATGGTAAAACAACTAAATACTTGTTACACTTTGATCCTGAAGCAGGTACTGCAGTACCTTACACAGCGTAA
- a CDS encoding P-loop NTPase, which produces MKISILSGKGGTGKTTISTNLSYYMALKNYNVQYWDFDIEEPNGFIFLNPKIEKNETVTSKVPEVDENLCTKCGDCAKYCNFNALAITKNKVMIFEKLCHDCGLCYEVCPVNAISEISRSIGKIKMGYSKKANLKATSGFLNIQEPTGVPIIKKMKEIMDFSTSGTSNTITSNTMDTIHILDAPPGSSCNVLNTVKDSDFSLLITEPTKFGLHDLNIAVGVLDYLNIPYGVIINKSNEYDNIIEDYCKTKDIEIIGKIPFSKEIAKNYSKGNLLIMDTKLTKSNLFTKNMDIIFSNLKRRLNL; this is translated from the coding sequence ATGAAAATTTCAATACTAAGTGGAAAAGGGGGAACGGGCAAAACGACTATTTCCACTAATTTAAGTTATTACATGGCTTTAAAGAATTATAATGTACAATATTGGGACTTTGATATTGAAGAACCAAATGGCTTTATATTTTTAAATCCCAAAATCGAAAAAAACGAAACCGTAACTTCAAAAGTGCCGGAAGTAGATGAAAATTTATGCACAAAATGTGGAGATTGTGCAAAGTACTGTAATTTTAACGCTTTAGCAATTACAAAAAACAAAGTAATGATTTTTGAGAAATTATGTCACGATTGCGGACTCTGTTATGAAGTATGCCCAGTAAATGCAATTAGTGAAATTTCAAGATCCATTGGTAAAATTAAAATGGGTTACTCGAAAAAAGCTAATCTAAAAGCTACAAGTGGTTTTTTAAATATACAAGAGCCTACAGGGGTTCCAATAATTAAAAAAATGAAAGAAATCATGGATTTTAGTACTTCAGGTACTTCAAATACTATAACGTCAAATACTATGGATACGATACACATATTAGATGCACCTCCAGGTAGCTCTTGCAACGTTTTGAACACCGTAAAGGATTCTGATTTTTCACTTTTAATTACAGAACCTACAAAATTCGGATTACACGATTTAAATATAGCAGTAGGTGTTTTAGACTATTTAAACATTCCCTACGGTGTAATAATAAATAAATCTAACGAATATGATAATATAATCGAAGATTACTGCAAAACTAAGGATATTGAGATTATTGGGAAAATTCCTTTTTCAAAAGAAATTGCCAAAAATTATTCAAAAGGAAATCTTTTAATAATGGATACCAAACTTACTAAGTCAAATTTGTTTACCAAAAATATGGATATAATTTTCTCAAACCTCAAAAGGAGGTTAAATTTATGA
- a CDS encoding NifB/NifX family molybdenum-iron cluster-binding protein: MKICITSTGKDLNSNFEQRFGRSSYFIIYDTTAKEFEAVDNGNTSSAHGAGIGSAQLIIEKKAEVLISGNIGPNAKSVLESEGIKVLKGTESTVKDNIVKFEENALEEIKKAGMPHQGMK; encoded by the coding sequence ATGAAAATATGTATTACAAGTACAGGGAAGGACTTAAACAGCAATTTTGAACAAAGATTTGGAAGAAGCTCATATTTTATAATTTATGATACCACCGCCAAAGAATTCGAAGCAGTGGACAATGGCAATACTTCATCAGCACACGGGGCAGGCATTGGTTCAGCACAATTGATAATCGAAAAGAAGGCAGAAGTTTTAATAAGTGGTAATATAGGTCCAAATGCTAAATCAGTTCTTGAATCAGAAGGTATCAAAGTATTGAAAGGTACTGAAAGTACAGTTAAGGATAATATCGTTAAGTTTGAAGAAAATGCTTTGGAAGAAATAAAAAAGGCAGGAATGCCACATCAGGGAATGAAATAA
- a CDS encoding VWA domain-containing protein, translated as MEENNSFEIPQNQNMDENSETEDEIQDNNDNDNDNDNENSNNQNTSNNNFEEQFGASGKINPKILDIKLNDRIERYSSGKRVSSYSSKGSYVKYKSNSNNDIAFDATIKASAPYQKFRRENSTKNLSLYIESEDMKYKVKKKNISTHIMFGVDASGSMGVLKRMEASKGAIVSLLMDAYQNRDKVSMVAFRKDKAELVVPFTSSVELAEANLIGLKTGGRTPLYDAFTKAYETFEIEMRKNPNMIPVLVMISDFKPNVNINKNYFSEICEIVEKLLERHINLIFIDTEKKSFVKIGIGEKIAKKYGIDYYNIENLTDNDILGTLNSLNTSESKIVNS; from the coding sequence TTGGAAGAAAATAATAGTTTTGAAATTCCTCAAAATCAAAATATGGATGAAAATTCAGAAACTGAAGATGAAATTCAAGACAATAATGATAATGATAATGATAATGATAATGAAAATTCCAATAATCAGAATACTTCAAATAACAATTTTGAGGAACAATTTGGAGCTTCAGGCAAAATTAATCCAAAAATACTGGATATAAAATTAAATGATAGAATAGAGAGGTACTCTAGCGGTAAACGAGTTAGTAGTTACAGCTCTAAAGGTAGCTATGTAAAATATAAATCTAATTCGAACAACGATATAGCTTTTGATGCTACAATAAAAGCGTCAGCCCCATATCAAAAGTTTAGGCGAGAAAATAGTACTAAAAATCTTTCATTGTATATCGAATCCGAAGATATGAAATATAAGGTTAAGAAAAAAAATATTTCAACACATATCATGTTTGGAGTGGATGCAAGTGGGTCAATGGGAGTTTTGAAACGTATGGAGGCTTCAAAAGGTGCAATTGTATCCTTATTGATGGATGCTTACCAAAATAGGGACAAAGTGTCTATGGTGGCATTTAGAAAAGATAAAGCCGAACTCGTAGTTCCCTTTACTTCTTCTGTAGAGCTTGCAGAAGCTAACCTTATCGGATTAAAAACAGGCGGTAGAACCCCTCTTTACGACGCTTTTACAAAAGCTTATGAAACTTTTGAAATAGAAATGCGTAAAAATCCAAATATGATACCTGTTTTAGTAATGATTAGTGATTTTAAGCCGAATGTAAATATAAACAAAAATTATTTCTCGGAAATTTGTGAAATTGTTGAAAAATTACTTGAACGACATATCAATTTGATATTTATTGATACTGAGAAAAAATCTTTTGTAAAAATTGGTATCGGGGAGAAAATTGCCAAAAAATACGGTATAGATTATTATAATATTGAGAATTTAACCGATAATGATATTTTAGGCACGTTAAATTCATTAAATACTTCAGAATCTAAAATTGTTAATAGTTAA
- a CDS encoding NifB/NifX family molybdenum-iron cluster-binding protein → MKLAIPIINEKVSEHFGKSEYFILYEINENNEVVSSKKLENTPCGDGTHSGHGSTVQSLMVENPDAVLFINMGQRSLTALDGKTSLYRAEDLDVENTLKEFLNGNLQKIQ, encoded by the coding sequence ATGAAATTAGCAATCCCTATTATAAATGAAAAAGTTTCAGAACACTTCGGAAAATCAGAATACTTCATTTTATACGAAATTAACGAAAATAACGAAGTAGTAAGCTCCAAAAAATTAGAAAATACACCTTGCGGTGACGGTACCCATTCAGGACACGGTAGCACCGTACAATCATTAATGGTAGAAAATCCAGACGCTGTTTTATTTATAAACATGGGTCAAAGAAGTTTAACTGCTTTAGATGGAAAAACAAGTTTGTACAGAGCAGAAGATTTGGATGTAGAAAACACTTTAAAAGAATTTTTAAACGGTAATTTACAAAAAATCCAATAA